The Clostridiales bacterium FE2011 sequence CCTGAAGGATCTCGGCTACCTGGACGGCAGCGTCGACGGTGATTTCGGTGAGAAAACCGAAGCGGCGGTCATTGCTTTCCAGCAAAACAACGGCCTGACCGCGGACGGCAAAGCCGGCACCGCCACCCAGAACAAGATTTACAGTGATACCGCAAAGAAAAAGTCCGCGGCTTCCGAGGACTACAGCGACTGATCCCTGAAATAAAAGAACTCAGGCTGCCCGAACCGGCAGCCTGAGTTCTTTGTATTCATTCCGGTTTCTCCGGTTTCTCTTCATCTGTCAGCACCCGGGGAATAAACCTGGGTGCAAACTTTCCTTTCCCCTTTTTCTTCACAAAACAGTATCCGATAATGGAAAACACCACCGCACCCACCATATTTACCAGCAGGTCCTTCATGGTGTCGTGGATGCCCACGTCCAGGTATCCGCCGACTCCCAGCGGCTGGACGCTCCCGTCCGAATGGATCACCGCCACGTCCGCGATGTCTTTCACCTGGATTGCAATGTTGTTCTGGGTTTCATCCAGGGTTACGGAGTTGAATTCCTGGATCACGGTATCCTTCTGCATATCCAGCACAAAGAGCCGGTCACCCGCGTATTCATAAAACTCCCACAGCACGCCGATGGTCATGGAAAAGCAGAATGCCACAATCGCCAGGAAAACCGGAGACAGCCGGAGGGAAACCCGCTCATGCCGGTTCAGCATATCCACCAGCGCAAAGCCGATAGCCGCAAAACAGAATCCGTTGATCGTATGCAGCACCGTATCCCAGTGGGGCACGCGCACATAGAACTTGTTGATTTCCCCCAGGATCGTTGCTGCGAAGATGAAGATCAGCAGGAATATCTCCAGGGTGCTCGGCAGCTCAATCCGCAGCTTTCTGGACAGGATGCTGGGAAAGAACAGCAGGAAGAAGGTAACCGCCGCGATAAAGACCGATTCATAATCCCCGCGGATGATTGAAAGCACTGCGGTCAGCGCAACCAGGATACGCAGTACCAGGAATACGATGACCGTTCCCCTGTGGCTGTACCAGACCCTTTTGCCCGATTGTTTCATACGTCCTTCCTCCGTTCTGAACCGGCCTGACGGCAGACTCCGCCAAAACCTCTCTGTTTATTAAACGACTGACTCCGTCATTTGTGACAGTTATCCCTGTTTTTGTATTGTTTTTATTCCGGTTGACGGCACACGTTTCCGTCTGCTATCATGATCGCTAAATACACGGGAAAAAGAACAGAAGCGGAGGCGGCGCCATGATTATCAAAGAGACAGAATATACCATGAAGAACGGCAGGCAGGTGCTGATCCGCAGTCCGCGGGAGGAAGATATCCAGGGCATTCTGGATTACCTGTATCAGACCGCCTGTGAAACGGAGTTCCTCCTCCGCTATCCCGAGGAATGCAGTCAGTATACTCCGGAGTCTGAAAAAGTTTATCTGGAAAGGATCAATGCTTCTGAAACAGAAGCCTTCCTGACCGCCCTGGCGGACGGGAAAGTGGTTGGTACCGCCCAGATCCGCTGGTCCACAAACCTCAAGCTGAAGCACCGTGCCAGTGTCGGAATCGCGCTGGTGAAGGATTACTGGAACCAGGGAATCGGTACCGTCATGATGCAGGAGATGATCCGTATCGCGGAAGCCAATCCGGACATCCTGCAGGTTGAACTGGACTTTATCGAGGGAAACGCCCGTGCCCGGGCCCTGTATGAGAAGATGGGCTTCCGGATTACCGGCATCAGGCCCAATGCCATCCGCCTGAAGGACGGTACCCTGCTGAATGAATACTCCATGATCCGGGAGATCCGGACAAGGGGGGAACGAACCGAGAGGTGCCCCAGTGGGGCATTCGCCAAAGGCGAAAGCGAGGTGAATGAGTCAACCGAAACGAGCAACGAGTCCGCTCCAAGGACGAGAGGCGACGATTGAGGTTGCGGATCGGTTCTTTTGTCTTGTTCATGAATCAACAAAAGGAAGGAAATCACCATGCTGAACGTCCGACGCGCTGAATCGCGGGATATCCCCGCCATCCTGGATCTGCTGGTCCAGGTGGATATGGTGCATCACAACGGTCGGCCGGATCTGTTCAAAGGCCCGGCAACCAAATACAATGCCGCTGAGCTGGAAAAGATCCTGGCGGATGAAGAAACGCCGGTTTTCGTCTGCTCAGATGAAGATGACCGGGTATTGGGGCATGGGTTCTGCATCATGCAGCATTCCGGCGGCCAGCTGCTGGTGGAGCATACCACCGTCTATATTGATGACATCTGCGTGAACGAGTCTGCCCGCGGCCGGGGTGTCGGCCGGGCGCTGTATGATCATATTCTTGCCTTTTCCCGGGAAAAAGGCGCCTATAACGTAACCCTGAACGTCTGGAGCTGCAATCCCGGTGCCATGGCGTTCTATGAAAAGCTGGGGCTTGTTCCCTATAAAGTCGGGATGGAAAAGATCCTGTAAGGCAATGGACTGCATACATCATTATGAATCCCCCTTGGGCGGCATCACCCTGGCCGGAGACGAAAACGGCCTGACCGGCCTGTGGTTTGACGGACAGGCTCATTTTGCCGCGACCCTTTCTGCGGATCATCAGCCCAAAATGCTGCCCGTTTTTACGGAAGCGGAACAATGGCTGGATCGTTATTTCAGCGGAAAGATTCCGGATTTCACGCCCGCACTGAATCTGCGGGGCACCCCTTTCCGCCGCCTTGTCTGGGAGTTCCTGCTCACCATTCCCTACGGCCGGACTGTCACTTACGGAGAAATCGCTTCCAGGCTTGCGGCACGGACAGGATGTCCTGTGTCTGCCCAGGCTGTGGGCGGTGCCGTCGGACACAACCCGGTTTCCCTGATCGTTCCCTGTCACCGGGTAATAGGAGCAGGCGGCAGCCTGACCGGATACGCCGGCGGACTCGACCGGAAAACCCGGCTGCTGCGGCTGGAGCAGCAATACTCCTGCGGCAAATAAATAACTGGAGATATAAGTATCATGTATACAATTAAAAAGCTGGACATTGAAAGCCTTGATGCCATTCTTGCCCTGGAAAAGTTGTGTTTTCCTGTACCGGATCGCTGGAAGGAAGAGGACTGGCGCAGGCTGCTGGAAAGAGATCGGGATACCTATTACGCAATGATGGACGGCGACAGGCTGATCGGCAATGTATTCATCTGCAACTGGCTGGGTGAGCACGACTATGTCAAGATCATGAATGTTTCCGTTCATCCGGATTATCGGAACCAGGGCATCGCCTGCCGGCTCCTGAACCGGGTAACCGAGGATATGACACAGCTCGGTATGTACCGTTTCTGCGGTGAAACCAGATCAACCAACACAGCTATGCAGAAGGCTTTTGAAGCCTGCGGCTATAAGCTGGACCGGATTGAGGAGCATTACTTCCAGGATCCTGATGAAAGCGCCTGGAAATATGTGCTGAGCATTCAGCCTCCGGCCGGAAACTGACACAATAACATACAGGAGTTGATCCATCATGTACACAATTAAACGTCTTGGCATTGAAAGCCTTGATTCCATCCTTTCCCTTGAGGAAAGCTGTTTCCCTGCCCCGGACCGGTGGAAGCTGGCGGACTGGAAGGAACTGCTGGAAGACGAGAGAGCCGTCTATTACGCCATGGCCGACGGGGATAAACTGATCGGCAATGTCTTCATCTATAACTGGAAGGGTGAATATGATTACGTCAAAATCATGAACGTCTCTGTTCATCCGGACTACCGGAACCAGGGCGTCGCTTCCCGGTTGCTGAACCGGGTCACTGAGGATATGAAAAACGACGGCATGTACCTCTTCCGCGGAGAAACCCGTTCCACTAACACTGCCATGCAGAAGGCCTTTGAGTCCTGCGGCTATAAGCTGGACCGGGTGGAGGAAGGATATTTCCACGATCCGGAGGAACCCGCCTGGAAATACCTTCTGAGCCTTTGACAAAGGAGTTCTCAATGAATACCATTCTTGATTTTGTCTATAACCATAACGGCCTCATCGTACTCCTCTGGATGCTGCTGACCGCCGTACTGCTGTTCAGGCGGCTGGACGCCGCGAACCGGATCCTGCAGGGGTTCACCCTGGTTCTCTGGCTGGCGGCAACAGCCTTCCTCACCTTTTTCGAGCGATCGCCCGTCATGGATGTGCGTTATAATCTCATTCCTTTTCAGGAAGACAGTATCTATAACGTCAAAAGCAACGTCCTTCTCTTTATACCGCTCGTTCCCGCGCTGTGTGCCCTTTTTAGCAGGCTGAAGGTTCGTACCGCCTTGATTGCCGGCATCCTGGCTTCCCTGGCTGTCGAACTGGTTCAGCTCGTCAGCCATCGCGGGATCTGCGATATCGACGATCTTTTGGAGAACAGCCTGGGCGTCCTCATCGGCGCCGCGTTTCTTCTTCTCATCCGGAAGCTGCGTAAATAATCTTTGGAGGCAGGACCCCCTGCCTCCTTTTTTTGTCCCCTTGAAACCCTTGATTTGTCTGATGATTTTCCCTTTTCCCTGATATATAATAATCAGCAGGAAATGGATACAGGAGGGCGTCAGATATGCAGGCTTTCAATCCCTATCTTCCCGGATGGGAATATATCCCCGACGGCGAACCCCACGTGTTCAACGGACGGGTTTATGTTTACGGTTCCCACGACCGGTTTAACGGTCACGTTTTCTGTCTGAATGACTACGTCTGCTGGTCCGCCCCGGTGGATAACCTGGCAGACTGGCGGTATGAAGGCGTCATCTATAAAAAGACGGATGACCCGGACAACCGGGAAGGCAAAGCCTGCCTTTACGCCCCGGATGTCACCCAGGGACCTGACGGCCGCTATTACCTCTATTATGTGCTGGATAAGCAGAGCCGTGTCGCCGTCGCAGTCTGCGACACGCCCGCCGGCAAGTATGAGTTCTACGGCCATGTTCATGATCAGGAAGGCGGCCTGCTGGGCAACCGGCCCGGGGATGAACCCCAGTTCGATCCCGGCGTTATTACAGAAGGCAGCACAACCTGGCTGTACACCGGTTTCTGTTCTCCCATGGATGCTTCACGCCACGGCCCAATGTGCACAAAGCTGGCGGCGGACATGCTGACCATTGAGCAGGAGCCCGTCTTCATTATGCCCAGCCGTCCTTACAGCGCCGGTTCCGGTTATGAAGGCCATGAGTTCTTCGAAGCCTCCTCCATCCGGAAATTCGGAGACCTGTATTACTTTGTCTATTCTTCCATCGTCATGCATGAACTGGCCTATGCTGTCAGCAGGTATCCGGATCATGGTTTTGAGTACAGGGGCGTCATCGTCAGCAACAACGATATCGGCATCAGCAGCTATAAACCCGCCGGTAAGCCTATGTACTACGGCGGCAACAATCACGGCGGTCTGGTGCAGATGAATGGAAAAACCTATATCTTCTATCACCGCCAGACCAACGGTACCACCTACAGCCGCCAGGGTATGGCAGAAGAAGTGACCCTCCTGCCGGACGGCACCATCGCCCAGGTGGAGATGACCTCCTGCGGCCTGAACGGCGGCCCGCTGGAAGGCCGGGGCACCTATCCGGCCTATATTGCCTGTAACCTGTTCACGGATAAGGAAGCTGTCTATACCGGCGGCTACGGCGGCGGAGTCTGGTCGGACGGCTGTTTCCCCCGCATCACCCAGGACGGCAAAGACGGCGACGAAGAACAGGCCTATATCATGAATATGCTTAACAGCGCCACCTGCGGCTTCAAATACTTTGACTGCAAGGGCATAAAGTCCGTCACTATCGAGGTCCGTGGCTACTGCTCCGGCGCCTTCGAAGTGAAGACCTCCTGGGACGGTCCCGCTCTGGCTACGATCCCGGTGGAATTTACCAACGTCTGGACCGAATACACCGCCGATGTCGCTATCCCCGACGGCGTCCACGCCCTTTACTTCACCTATACCGGTCCTGGTTCCGCAGCCCTTCGTAGTTTCACGCTTCAATAATGCAGATGGCTGCGGAAACTCTTCACTTTTCGCTCATCACTCTTCACTGCCGCGCAGCGGCAACTCTACACTCTTCACTCTACACTCATCACTTCACTGCCGAAAGCCTCGCTTTCGGCAGTTTCTTCACTCTTCACTCATCACTACATATACTTGAGCAATTATGCTTTAGAATGCTATAATAATTTTTGACTCAAATAGCATGTAGGCTTTCACTAATAATTCTGAATTCTGAATTCTGAATTCTGAATTAATAATTGTGAATTATGAATTGTGAATTATGAATTGTAATTTGATTCTCCCATCTGCTGTTTCCAATCTGCTGTCCCGCTTGACGCGGGCTGGCTTCTCTGCGTATGTTGTCGGCGGCTGTGTCCGGGATGCGCTCCTTGGCATTGCTCCCCATGACTGGGATATCTGTACCTCCGCCCTGCCGGAACAGATGCAGGAAGTTTTTCATGATCTGCACACCGTGGAAACCGGCCTGAAGCACGGCACCCTGACCGTGGTGGTCAACCATGAACCTTATGAAGTTACCACCTTCCGGGTGGACGGAGATTATACCGATCACCGTCATCCGGATTCCGTCTGTTTTGTGGACAACCTGACTGAGGACCTTGCCCGGCGGGACTTCACCGTCAACGCCATGGCCTGGTCTCCCGATACCGGACTCGCCGATCCTTTCAATGGACAGCAGGATCTCGCAGATAACCTGATCCGCTGCGTCGGCGAGGCGGAAAAGCGTTTTGACGAGGATGCCCTGCGCATTCTACGCGCCCTGCGCTTTGCTTCTGTCTATGACTTTGCGATCGAACCTGCCACCTCCGCCGCCCTGCGGAAGATGGCGCCGGATCTTTCCCGTGTCGCCGGAGAGCGGATCCGGGAGGAACTGCTGAAGCTGCTCTGCGGCAAGGCTGCCGGACGGATCCTCCGGGAATACCCGGAAGTGCTGGCGGAAATCATTCCGGAAATCCGGCCCATGATCGGCTACGACCAGCAGAACCATCATCACAGCTATGATCTTTGGGAGCACACCGTCCGCGGGATTGAAGGCGTTCCGGCCGAACCCATCCTGCGTCTCACCATGCTCCTGCATGATACCGGCAAAATCGCTGCCCGCACCACAGATGAAAAGGGTGAAGGGCATTACAAAGGACACCAGAAATATTCAGAACAGATTGCCCGGAAAACCGCCGAAGCCCTGCATCTGGATAATGCCTCCCGGGAACGGCTGTGCAACCTGGTGCTGCACCATGATATTCCCCTGCGGACTGAAAGCGGGGCCATCAATACGGATCGTTCCTTCCTCCTGCGGCGGCTGAACCGTTTCGGGGAAGAAGATCTCCGGACGCTCTTCCTCATCCATCGTTCCGACCGGGTCGCCACCGGCTATACCACACAGGAGCGGGAGGATGCCCGGCTGAAGGAGCGCATGGCCGCCCTGGACGCCCTCCTGGCAGAGCAGCCCTGCTTCACCCTGAAAGACCTGGCGGTCAACGGCCGGGATCTGATTGCCGCCGGCCTGAAAGGCAAAGCTGTCGGCGAAGCCCTGCAGGCGCTGCTGGAGGCTGTCATGGATGGCAAAGTACCGAATGAGAAAGATGCCCTTCTGTCTGAAATCAGGAAATAACCTGACAAGGGAGGCTGTGACATGTCCGCATCATCAATCCGAAAAACCGCCGGGAGGATTCTCTGCATAGGAATAATCCTCCTGCTCGTATGTGTGTCCTTTGCTTCCGCGGAGGATCTCTTTGCCGCGGGTGAGCAGAATCTCAGGGACCACGGTCTCGTGCTGGAAGATGTCATCAGCGAGTATTCTGAATTCGGCAACTCCGGGAATGGATTTTCCGGTTTCTGGCTTCCCTACCTGCAGGACAACAAACCTGCTTTCCACCTGTTTGACGTCACCGGAGACGGCTGTGTGGACCTGGTCACCGGCCGGATGTTCGGCAGTGGCATGGTCCGTCATGAAGTGGTCGTAATGGATCCCATCAGCCACGAGATTTATATCCTGGACGGATATGACTATGATTACGGCGTCACCGATGTCACTGCGGACCGTCTCACCGTCGAAAAAAGCGGACCCAACGGCTACAATAAGCCGATCACAAAAACCCAGGGCACCATCAAACTGGAGGACGGCCAGCTGGTCTTTGTGCCGGACGAAAATTAACATTTTTTATAACAAAACCGGCGGTCCTGCTGAGCATTCATTCTCTGGCAGGCCGCCGGTTTTTCATTGCTTACAGAATATCGATATACTCGCCGTTCAGGGCCTTGTTCATGCTCCTCACCGCGCAGAACTTGCCGCACATGGAGCAGGTGTCGTCATGTTCCGGGGCACGGCTGTCACGGATCGCTTTGGCAGTGGCGGGATCAATGGAGCATTCCCACTGCTTGTCCCACTCAAACGTTCTCCGGGCCTCCGCCATCCGGTCATCAATATCCCTTGCATGCGGAATCTTCTTTGCGATGTCCGCCGCATGCGCCGCGATCCGGGAAGCGATGATGCCCTGTTTCACGTCCTCCACATTCGGAAGCGCCAGGTGTTCCGCCGGGGTAACGTAGCACAGGAATGCCGCGCCGGAAGCCGCCGCGATTGCGCCGCCGATCGCGGAAGTAATGTGATCATATCCGGGAGCGATATCCGTCACCAGCGGCCCGAGCACATAGAACGGTGCGCCCATGCAGATGGTCTGCTGCAGCTTCATGTTTGCTTCAATCTGGTCCATCGGCATATGGCCGGGACCTTCCACCATGACCTGCACGTCCTTCTCCCAGGCCCGCTTGGTCAGCTCGCCCAGGCGCACCAGTTCCTCAATCTGGCATACGTCGCTGGCGTCCGCCAGGCAGCCGGGCCGGCAGGCGTCGCCCAGGGAAATGGTCACGTCATATTCCCGGCAGATGTCCAGGATCTCGTCATAGTATTCATAGAAGGGGTTTTCCTCCCCTGTCATGCTCATCCAGGCAAACACCAGGGAACCGCCGCGGGAAACGATATTCATCTTCCGTTTGTGCTTTTTGATCTGCTCAATGGTCTTCCGGGTAATCCCGCAGTGCAGGGTCACAAAGTCCACGCCATCCTCCGCGTGCAGGCGGACCACGTCAATGAAGTCCTTCGCGGTCAGGGTAGCCAGATCCCGCTGGTAGTGGATCACGCTGTCATACACCGGCACGGTACCGATCATGGCAGGGCATTCCGCGGTCAGCTTCCGGCGGAAAGGCTGTGTATTGCCGTGGCTGGAAAGGTCCATAATGGCTTCCGCGCCCATATCGACTGCCGCCATCACCTTCTGCATTTCAATGTCATAGTCCTTGCAGTCCCGGGATACGCCCAGGTTGACGTTGATCTTTGTCCGGAGCATGGAACCGACGCCGTTGGGTTCAATACAGGTATGCAGCCTGTTAGCGCAGATGGCAACTTGGCCTTTGGCCACCAGGTCCCGGATTTCCTCCTCCGTCCTGTATTCCTTGGCGGCAACCTTCTTCATTTCCGGGGTGATGATTCCCTTCCTTGCGGCATCCATCTGGGTCGTGTAGTCTCTCATGGTTCTTCTTTCCTTTCAGATTAATTTGCTTCTTCGGCAAAACGGGATTTCAGGTCAAAATTGTGCATCATCGGTCCGGCGCCTTTCCCCAGGTCCAGCATTGCTGCCAGCGCACCGGAGATGTATTCCTTTGCCCGCCGCACAGATTCCGCCAGGGTGAACCCCTTCGCGAGATTGGAGGCAATGGCGCTGGACAGCGTACACCCGGTGCCGTGGGTATTGGGATTGTCAATCCGCTTTCCCTCAAACCAGGTGATCTTCCCGTCCGCGCAGAGCAGGTCGTTGGCGTCGTTCACGCTGTGTCCGCCCTTCAGCAGCACGGCACAGTGATATGCGCTGCTGATCTGCTCCGCCGCTTTCACCATGTCCTCCGCGGTTTCAATATGCATACCGGACAGAATCTCCGCCTCGGGAATATTGGGCGTCACCAGCGCGGCCAGTGGCAGCAGCTCTGTCATCAGCGTCTGCACGGCGTCGTTCCGGAGCAGGGCAGAACCCGAGGTCGCCACCATCACGGGATCCAGCACCACATTCCGCGCCCGGTAATACCGCAGCTTTTCCGCGATCACCCGGATCAGCTCGCAGGAAGCCACCATACCGATCTTCACTGCGTCCGGATAAATGTCCTCAAACACAGCGTCAATCTGCTGTCCCAGGAATTCCGGCGAAGCTTCCTCAACCGCCCGCACGCCTGTAGTATTCTGCGCCGTCAGCGCCGTAATGGCACTCATGGCATAGACGCCGTTCATCGTCATCGTCTTCAGGTCCGCCTGGATCCCGGCGCCTCCGCTGCTGTCGCTTCCCGCAATGGTCAGTACTGTCTTCATCTTTCCGTTTCTCCCTTCCGGCGGATCAGGCCGAGTGCTTCAGCCCTGGCCTTCAGCTCTTCCGCCGCCTTCTTCGGATCCTCCGCTTTCATGATGGCAGACACGGCGCAGATTCCGGCAACCGGAATCCCGGCAAGCACGTCAATGTTATCTCGGTTCAGACCGCCGATGGCATTCACCGGGATGGACACGGCTCCGCAGATTTCCCGGAGGGTATCCGTGGAAGTCAGCACTGTCTTCACCTTTGTTGTGGTGGGATAGATGGCTCCCACTCCCAGGTAGTCCGCCCCCTGTGCGGCTTCATCCAGCGCCCAGGACACGGTCTTCGCCGTCGCGCCGATGATTTTGTCCTCGCCCAGGATCTTCCTTGCCGCGGCTACCGTCATGTCCTCCGCGCCCAGGTGCACGCCTTCCGCGTTCACGGCCAGCGCCACGTCCACCCGGTCGTCAATGATCAGCGGAACCCCGTACCGTTTTGTCAGCGCGTGTACCTTTTCCGCCAGGTCGATGTACGCCCGGGTGCTCTTGTTCTTCTCCCGGATCTGCATGATCGTCACGCCGCCCTGCAGCGCCGCTTCCACCCGGCGGAGAAACTCCTCTTCTTCGTACATCGTACTGTCCGTAATAAAGTACAGGCTCGTGTCAAAATGCTTCATCTTGTCTCCTCCAGCTCAATGAGTTCTTCCAGCTGCTCATCCGTTACCGTGCTCAGGGCGTCCAGCAGGTTCACCAGGAAGGTGCCGCTGCCTTTTTCGGTTTCGGCAATCTGCCCGCAGCATCCCAGCATGGCGCAGGCAGCCGCGGCTGCCTCCATTCCCGGGCACACCGGCAGATAGGCACCGCACAGCACTCCCAGCATGCAGCCTGTTCCTGTTACGGCGGCCAGCTGCGGCGTACCGTTCCGGATCAGCGCAAACCGTGTGCCGTCTGTCACAATATCCGTTTTCCCGCTGGCCAGCACCGTTATACCGTACTTCCCTGCCAGCTCACCCGCCGCTTCCTTGACCTCGTCCTCTCCCAGGGCCGCGTCCGCGTCCACTCCAGAGGCACGGTAGGCCGTTCGGTACAGCGCGTAAATTTCCGAATAGTTCCCCTTCAGTACCGCCGGTTTGGCGGTTGCCAGCAGCCGGGCGGCATATTCCCTCCGCAGTCCGGAGCAGGCAGTACCCACCGCGTCCAGGACCACAGGAATGCCTTTCTCCTTCGCTGCCCGCAGGGCGATCTCCATGGACTCCATCCTCACGTCGGTGATGTTGCCCAGGTTCAGCACCAGCGCGTCCGCGGACTCCGTAATCTCTTTCACTTCCGCCGGATGCTCCGCCATGATCGGACGCGCACCGGCCGCCAGCACCGCGTTGGCGCACTGGTTGATGGAGATCGGGTTGGTGATGCAGTGGATCAGGGGACGCCGGTCCCTCACCGCGGCGCGAATCTCATTCAGCTTTCGCATTTGCTTCCTTTACCTTCTTTGTCTTGCAGAAATAGTAGATCAGTCCCGTGGCCGCCGCGACGGCCGGTGCGGCAATGGCCGCCGTGTTCCATGCGGGAGCAGTCAGTCCGAAGGCGGTGGAAGCCACCTTGATCACCACCCAGAGGATACCGCCCAGCGCCGCAATGGTCAGCGAGTCGGCCACCACGCTCGGCTGGTCGTGATAACCCACGGAACCGACAGACCGCTGCATCCGCGCCAGCATCCCGTTGGACGCCAGTTTGCGCAGGAATACATAGGCGATGCTTCCGCCGATCAGCGTGCCGCATATGAAGGAAGGAACATAGAACAGCCAGCTCAGTCCTTCCTTTCCCCACAGCAGGGTCATCACCGGATAGGAGGCCAGCGCGCCGATAATGCCTGTTCCGATAATCTCACCGATGACCGCCATCAGGATCTTCCCTTTGGACATCCTGTAAAATACCCCGGACAGGAAGGCGCCGAAAACCGCGCCCGTCAGCGCCAGCGGCGGAATACCCATCGTCAGCATCCGGATAATGCCGATTACCGTCGCGCACAGCAGTGAATACCACGGTCCCATCAGTACAGAGCACACTATATTGATCAGGTGCGCCATGGGGCACATGCCTTCCACCCGGAGGATAGGCGAAATCACCACGCCCAGTGCAATCAGCAGGGACAGGACAACCAGTTTCAGGATAACGTCAGACTTTCTCATTTTTGTGAACCCCTTTTTCGTATGAAATACGAAGTCAGTAATGCTTCGCTCGGTCGGGAATTGCTTTTCCCCTCTCACCCCGAAACACGGGTTCCCATCGCTTTGTACAAGGCCCAGGGCGCTCCCCCTCGGCCCGCCACACACAGTGGAGACGAAAAAAACAGGAGAAACCTTCTGTGGTTTCTCCTGCATCAACACATTCTGTCTTCCTACGGCGGCATTACCCACATCAGGTTTAAGGGTCGAAGGTCATACCTTCCTCTCAGCCTGTCGCTACAAGCTCCCCTGCGTTTTTCAGTTGTCGGGCATCCGCGGGTTTCCCCGTTTCTGCTCCGGGAAAGGATTATATGCCGGTTTCTGTCGGATTACAAGTTCTTTTCCGCGAAAACATAAAAAAGCCAGCAGCCGGACTGCAGATATCCCCATGGCAGATAAATAAGATTTTAATCACTGGTACAAGATGCCTCCTAATGCCGCAGGATGCCGCGTTTTGCGCAGTTTCCTGCGGGTCAGTTCTGTCCCGCGCCTTCCAAAATGAAATTCATCGCTCGGCAAAACGCGGCAAAATGCGGCAAATCGAGGCCGCCAAAAGTAGTAGAAAAGTAGTAAAACGGGATTTTTTACTACTCGGATTTCTCCTCCCGTCTGCTCCAAAGCAGATAATCAATCTTCTTTATATCCGGAATCCAGCTGTACGATGGCAGCCATCTATCGAATTCCTTGATGTTCTTCCACGCCTCTTCCGTAGTTAAATAATCCTTATACCATCTTTCAATCCGATCATAGATCAGAATGGCATTCTCAACCCGTTCCCGTGGATTCTTACCCTTCAGTTCCAGCCCCAGGTTCTGCAATACATGCTGATCCCAGATAGGCTTGTCCGAATCGATCGTCGCAATCATCTTAGATGAAAAGGAAGCCTCAATATTCCCAGTTTCCACGTACAGGCATCCAATCACGTCCGCAAAGAAATAATGCTCCTTTTTCGCCTGTTCAAAAATCTTGTAGTAACACTTTCTCCATTCAGCATTTCGCCTTACCCGGTAAAACGCATTGAACGCATGCTGGAATCAATAGCGTTCAGTTCCGTCGATCTGTTTATGGCTTTTGATCATCAGCCTTCAGGATGCTCATAAACTCTTCACCGGTAATTGTTTCTTTGTTTAGAAGGTATGCTGCCAGTTCATGGAGTTTATCTTCGTGTTCCCGCAGAATACTATCTGCTTTCTTCCGGGCTT is a genomic window containing:
- a CDS encoding GNAT family N-acetyltransferase — translated: MIIKETEYTMKNGRQVLIRSPREEDIQGILDYLYQTACETEFLLRYPEECSQYTPESEKVYLERINASETEAFLTALADGKVVGTAQIRWSTNLKLKHRASVGIALVKDYWNQGIGTVMMQEMIRIAEANPDILQVELDFIEGNARARALYEKMGFRITGIRPNAIRLKDGTLLNEYSMIREIRTRGERTERCPSGAFAKGESEVNESTETSNESAPRTRGDD
- a CDS encoding GNAT family N-acetyltransferase is translated as MLNVRRAESRDIPAILDLLVQVDMVHHNGRPDLFKGPATKYNAAELEKILADEETPVFVCSDEDDRVLGHGFCIMQHSGGQLLVEHTTVYIDDICVNESARGRGVGRALYDHILAFSREKGAYNVTLNVWSCNPGAMAFYEKLGLVPYKVGMEKIL
- a CDS encoding methylated-DNA--[protein]-cysteine S-methyltransferase, yielding MDCIHHYESPLGGITLAGDENGLTGLWFDGQAHFAATLSADHQPKMLPVFTEAEQWLDRYFSGKIPDFTPALNLRGTPFRRLVWEFLLTIPYGRTVTYGEIASRLAARTGCPVSAQAVGGAVGHNPVSLIVPCHRVIGAGGSLTGYAGGLDRKTRLLRLEQQYSCGK
- a CDS encoding GNAT family N-acetyltransferase → MYTIKKLDIESLDAILALEKLCFPVPDRWKEEDWRRLLERDRDTYYAMMDGDRLIGNVFICNWLGEHDYVKIMNVSVHPDYRNQGIACRLLNRVTEDMTQLGMYRFCGETRSTNTAMQKAFEACGYKLDRIEEHYFQDPDESAWKYVLSIQPPAGN
- a CDS encoding GNAT family N-acetyltransferase, with protein sequence MYTIKRLGIESLDSILSLEESCFPAPDRWKLADWKELLEDERAVYYAMADGDKLIGNVFIYNWKGEYDYVKIMNVSVHPDYRNQGVASRLLNRVTEDMKNDGMYLFRGETRSTNTAMQKAFESCGYKLDRVEEGYFHDPEEPAWKYLLSL
- a CDS encoding VanZ family protein codes for the protein MNTILDFVYNHNGLIVLLWMLLTAVLLFRRLDAANRILQGFTLVLWLAATAFLTFFERSPVMDVRYNLIPFQEDSIYNVKSNVLLFIPLVPALCALFSRLKVRTALIAGILASLAVELVQLVSHRGICDIDDLLENSLGVLIGAAFLLLIRKLRK
- a CDS encoding family 43 glycosylhydrolase; the encoded protein is MQAFNPYLPGWEYIPDGEPHVFNGRVYVYGSHDRFNGHVFCLNDYVCWSAPVDNLADWRYEGVIYKKTDDPDNREGKACLYAPDVTQGPDGRYYLYYVLDKQSRVAVAVCDTPAGKYEFYGHVHDQEGGLLGNRPGDEPQFDPGVITEGSTTWLYTGFCSPMDASRHGPMCTKLAADMLTIEQEPVFIMPSRPYSAGSGYEGHEFFEASSIRKFGDLYYFVYSSIVMHELAYAVSRYPDHGFEYRGVIVSNNDIGISSYKPAGKPMYYGGNNHGGLVQMNGKTYIFYHRQTNGTTYSRQGMAEEVTLLPDGTIAQVEMTSCGLNGGPLEGRGTYPAYIACNLFTDKEAVYTGGYGGGVWSDGCFPRITQDGKDGDEEQAYIMNMLNSATCGFKYFDCKGIKSVTIEVRGYCSGAFEVKTSWDGPALATIPVEFTNVWTEYTADVAIPDGVHALYFTYTGPGSAALRSFTLQ
- a CDS encoding HD domain-containing protein, which gives rise to MNCNLILPSAVSNLLSRLTRAGFSAYVVGGCVRDALLGIAPHDWDICTSALPEQMQEVFHDLHTVETGLKHGTLTVVVNHEPYEVTTFRVDGDYTDHRHPDSVCFVDNLTEDLARRDFTVNAMAWSPDTGLADPFNGQQDLADNLIRCVGEAEKRFDEDALRILRALRFASVYDFAIEPATSAALRKMAPDLSRVAGERIREELLKLLCGKAAGRILREYPEVLAEIIPEIRPMIGYDQQNHHHSYDLWEHTVRGIEGVPAEPILRLTMLLHDTGKIAARTTDEKGEGHYKGHQKYSEQIARKTAEALHLDNASRERLCNLVLHHDIPLRTESGAINTDRSFLLRRLNRFGEEDLRTLFLIHRSDRVATGYTTQEREDARLKERMAALDALLAEQPCFTLKDLAVNGRDLIAAGLKGKAVGEALQALLEAVMDGKVPNEKDALLSEIRK